TACATAGTAACTTTCACCTGAGCATCTCAAGGTGCTAAAGAGGTCTTTTTCCATCACTGAGGTGGATTACACAGGGATTACTTCACAACGCCCACCTGCACTGAGACTCAGCCACCTCTGGTGTGTGGTACACAGCAATGCTAACCAGCAGTTTAAGGCGGGATTTGAAGAATACCACATTCACTTGAAACTACAGGAtaatttaggtaggcagaatatATCTAGCAGACCTATAGTCTTCCCAGGAAGCAGGGCTCAACATCCTTACTCCACTGAAGAGTGTCATGAGGTCTTAAGTGATAGTGAATGGTCAAGAGGGGGAGGaatagtggtttgagcattggcctgtgaaacccaggtttgtgagctcaatccttgagagtgccattgagggatctgggggaaaaaaaatccaaaacccacaactgtcagggacagtacttggtcctgccagtgaggactcaatgatctttcaaggtcccttccagttctatgagataggtatgtctcTATATATTCTAATCACTTTTAGATCTTATCTGATAGATGACACCTCTAGCAGCACAGTGTCTTTAACACAAGGCTGGGgctttggcagggctggctccagattTTCTCACCccaagcagaggggaaaaaaaaaaagccgaccagtggcactttggtggcagttcagcagcgggtccttcactccctctcttctgcagcactttggcggcagttcaaggaggaagagagggactgagggacctgctgccgaattccAGCCAAAGACCTGGCCATGCTGCCCCATTAGCGGACAGGGTGCCGCCCCTTTGTAtcggccgccccaagcacttgcatccttagctggtgcctggagccggccctgggcttTGGTTCAGGACTGACTCTGAGGGAAAAGTGCCATGCATTGATTTATCAGCAttgatttgtacagcacctaaatGCTTAGTTGGTGGAACGGTTAAAGGCCAAAACATTAGGTTGTGAAATAGTTGAAATACCAACCACACTGAGGCCAAGTTTTCAGATAGCGTAAACTGGCAAAGcactattgaattcagtggagctacaccaattaaTGTGGCTCTATTTCTTGAACGaaagcaaagtaaaataaaataaaatacacactaaaacacaataaaaacactTTATATTCACCATATACTGTGGAGACAAAGATGTCAATAGCACTAGAACGTTCATATTAACATCAGAAAATATTGCATGCTATATGGAAAATGGTACTTTATACTGTATATTTACTTTGCAAATGTAAAAATCAAGGCATGACAAAGGCTACGCACCTTATTATTGTTCATATTAATTCCAACAAGAAAGATAAGTTCTGCCAGGAAAAGACTGCAGCAGAGATTTTTGTGAATTGTTGTTCTAGTGCTTTGAATTTCACTGAAGAACCAGAAGGTAAAAATGCACATGGAGAGGCAAATCAACGAAATAATTATTCCTAGCTGAGTGATTCTTGTAAGAATGTTATAATTTGTAACACCCTGGGGGAAAATTATATAATAATAGTTAAGAGAATAACTGTATACCTTGTCAAAAAAGCGTCATTCTATAATATTACCTTTTTGCAAAACATACATCAAAACTGTTTGTAGGGTTGCAGTGCAAATGCACACTTTTGATAAtctcaaaagtattttttctgaGGCAGATATAATGCTCAGTAAAACCAACAATATGTATTTCAATGTTCTTAACACCAGTGATGTGTTATTTCCTTGCATAATATCATCTTAGTATTGATATCTTGtaatatgactttaaaaaaatctgatctaTTACTAAATGACAAACATATTGGCAACAGAAAATGTATTAATACATGAcattaaaatattacctcatcagTGACTCATTCATATTTGCCTACATAGCATAAGGGCATCACTTTTCTTCAATGTAAACATGAGCAATAAAAGACTTGGAAATTACAATTGCTTAACTCAAATGCTAGTTCAAGATACATAGTATGGAAATAGTCTAAAATATTATGGGCTATTTTTAATGATTACGTGCACATATTTTCTGTGCACAAGGACAGTTACATTGACTGCTTGGTATTCAGCAAAAAGAACCTCTGAAATACGTGACTGCATAAGGGCAGGCTGTGGCTGGCCATAAAAGTATATCTAAGTATGAATTCTAAATACAGGCCAAGAGATtatcctctttttaaaataaactatatcAGGACCCCTCAAAAGTCTTAAATTTGAACGGAAGACTTAAGATGCTATTTAGCAACTAAGAAGCACCCTCTATCAGTATGAAGTGCACAGCGTGGAAGAATTGTCTCAGCACAACGTCTTCATGCTAAAGCTCTTCTTATCACCAATTCTGATGCCTAAAAAAGCTGCCTCCTGAGGCTAAACCTAGGCTCCTATATATATATCCTGTATGGATTCCAAAAACCTTAGGAGCCTTTTAATGCAAGTGGAAAACAAAGTGAGGGGGCATTTTCACAATTCTGTGATGTTTGTGAGAGTCCCTGTTTTAATGTTCATGAACTCAGTCCTGCCTTGCTATTCCTATGCAATTTTTCAACAATGCTATTTGCAACTCAGGGGATACATTTAAAGGAGACATTCTAGATTTTTAGATAGTAAGACGAATATATGACAAAAAAGCATTGTGAACAAAATCCCAGGCCATATGGTTGCTGACCACTTCAGATATCAGTTAAATCCCATTGTAGCCTTGAAGTGGGTTTTGAACTAAAGAACAACAGACTGCAGGTTTGgaacaagattctttgctgcatcaCTGTCCTGTCATACTGCAAAATAGACACACAGAAATTTAGGCAGAAATGGGAGGAATTGTATTTGCACTGTTCACAATGAATTGTGTGTTTGCTGAATAAGGAAAAAGAGATGGAGccaaaaagggggtggggaatggcaaTAAATGATATTAGTGGcaatgaaaaaaacccacattaaATGAGATCTAGGTATCTGGTAAAACACTAAGTGAAAAATAGCACTTACAACAGAGCCACCTGAAGACATCAAAACAGCAAAATGAGTCAGATGATTACATTTGCATGAGGTATGAGTAGTGTTGGAATGTGTCAGCTCACAGCCTTCGGTAGACCAGGTGCCATTCATTGTGTCTGCTGAGTAGTTCCAAAAGGCACATTTAATATCCTTATCTGCAGTCTGCAAGAGAGATAAGATGTTTTACTAATGGTGAAAGGCAGACACTTTCCACCAAGAGACTCTTGCTACATTAGCCAGAACAATtcattaaaaattgtattttactGAAGGAaggttcaggaaaaaaaaaaaacaaaccaaaccaagaCACAACCCGCCCCCCACTCCAACCAACCTTcagaacataaaacaaaacataaaaacaaacaaacaaacctatccCAAGCAATTAAAATAGCACAACATTGAAATATCTGATTCACCTAGTTAACAGCAAACTAAACAAGCTGGACTGATCCAATTATCCAACCTTCCTGGCATTTACAAAGGTGTCAGAATCTTATATCTGGTACAcaactatatatacatacatgcaaCTTCTGAATGGAACAACTTACAACATTAAACCACATTGCTGCCCCTATCCTACCCAATAGAACAGCTTGGTTccattctttccttctcatttCCTGCCTCTTCATTTGCAGCCCTAAGGCAGCATGGGTCTTTTCTGTCCTATCACACTGAATACCTTGGGCACTTGTAAAGCAACCTGGGGTGCCTCCATCTACAAGTAATGTGAACTAGAAAAGGGCTTTAGGCTTAGCTCACTGCTCATAAATGATCTCGTGTTGCAATAGTCACAGCACAGGGAGAAAAACAGATTTGTCCTATACATTTTATAAGTCCAGCCAGAGGAtcaggtgggaggggggaggaggagggaaccagGGGTTACTGGGTACTTAAGGCCATTTCTGGCTCTACATCAATGCACTGACATCAAATATGATACTGGCAACTGCCAAGACCCTATTATTTGTACCGTGGTAGAACCTCGGAGTGCCAGTCATGCCATGCCATGGGCCAGGGCCCTGATGTGCTACACGCGCTAAtgtgcacagaacaaaaagcttcTGCAGTCACTTATCCTGTGCAAATCTGCTTCAGGCTGATTTGAAGTGTTTCCCTTTTATGGATATAGCTCTCATCATCTGACAAACTGTTTGCGAGATTATCCTAAATACAGAAAGGTCAGAAGCCGGAAGGATTCTCTGATCACACTTATAACTTTTTGCTCACAATTAGTCCAGTGACTCTGTAGTTATTACTGTTGACATACTGTAGAAACATTTTCCCATGGTAGCCAACATATCCTGTAGGTACAGTTATATCACATCAAATAATTACAGTActgttttcctttcttcagatgttgattaaaaaaaaatcttaccttgaTGTACTTTAAAGTAAATGTTATTTTCTCAAGCTCATAGAGTGTAGGTGGATTTGAATTAATTGCAACAGCAATAACTGATGAGCttactgtctctctctgctctgaaCTATCTTTCGATGAGGAGTTTTTAGATGATGAAAGCAAAGAACCAATATTGCTATACCTCAGAAACACAACTGCAACAGTGCCTATCAATCAAACAGACTGTGTTTAgtagtttgtgggttttttttttatagtagaACAAAATTGAAGACATTAAGGAAACAATAAACAATAGACATTATCACTGCTGTTGCATAAAATATGCAAAACAGATGGAATCTTCGTGGAAtacttataaaaatgttttagagaCAATGAAATATAGCCTTACTTAAAACCGTGTAATGTCCACTGgaattaaaaatgtgtgtttatatTGGATATTCTAATAGGATAGATGCACGTTTTTTGCTGGAGGAATGTATACTTGCAGCAATACTACCTCCGGCTGCAGGTCAGGTGTCAGATCTTGTAAGATAAACAATGTTAATTATgggggatgaaatcctggccccaattttaagttaatgggagtttggccattgatTTTACTGCACCCAGGATTTCGTGCCTACAGTAACTGGATAGGAGACAtgcaaggcacagaaacccacaGTAATACGTAGGATGTTTCCTCCTGAGTCAGTATTGATACCATGCCTTTCTGTGGTGTTTGGGAGTGAGGTTTTGATGCGCTGAAAACCCAGGTAAAGACAGAGAAAGAGCTCAAGGTTGGTTTTGCCAGATTTGGGGCATTAGTTCTGGTGTTCTGGCAAACTTCTAATTTCTTATTATTATCCGTATTTCAGTGACACCATAAGGCCCCagctaagatcagggccccattatgctaagtGCTGtccaaacacatagtaagaaagtccctgccccaataaGCTTACAGACTAAATAGACAAAATACACAGAGCTACAGAgttgtgaagtgacttgcccaaggtcacccagcagatctgTGGCTGAGCCAGAGATAGAGCCCAGGTCTTCTAAATCCCAGAAGCCAGTGCCCTGTGCATTACACtacaccagcagttctcaaacttccttACACTGttactcccttctgacaacaaaaattactactcTATCaagggaagggttggagtggggctgtaacctgagctccACCTCCTGGGGCttaagctgaagcctgagccccactgcccagggcttcagccccaggcctcaGCATGtttaacaccagccctggcaaccacATTAAAATGGAGTCGCAAcctactttggggtcccaacccacagtttgggaagcGCGGCACTACACTTTCACTCGCAGATCATTTAGGTACATTATGTCTGCCAAAATTCTCCGCCTTGCTTCAACTAGACATTTTTTCTTCAATGTCTGTCCTAAAATGTTATACAGTGGTGCTATGTGCTATTACATAGCAGTTGTGTTTCAGTTTAGGGGGATAGCATGAGGGGATTTCACATAAGTAGTATATTATCCCTCTAGGTTCTCAATATAGCCACCATCACTTTTGTTCATCTCTGTGTGGTACTCCCACCACTGCAATCAGGGTAACAGCTTCTTGGTTTCAAAGGACATTTGACTGGGTATTTTTCAGGAGGGGTAACTGAGTCTGCAAGTCATTCCTTCTGCTTAACCCAAGTCTGGCAGGTTGTAAGACTTGTCTACTGTCTTGGCTTTCTCTTTGCTGAGGAGTGAGTTGAGATGCATGGGGTAGTTTTATTGTGCTGCTGATTAATTCATTCCTTGGGAGTTGGAATCAGTCTGGATGGGCTAGTTATACTTGGATCTTACTTGACATATTTTTAATATACGTACAGACACCCTGAGCTTTAAGATAGCTACAGAAATATGCttccttgtaaagtgctttagatGTGCCATTATGATCATTAGTATTTtagtacatttaaaaacacattgtaatagaacatacatacatatacatataaaaaCTGGCAAAAATAAGAGGCATAATATTCCTGCGGTGCATTATACACTGGAAGCTGTAGAGCAGATAGGACCCAGGGCTAGACAACAAGGTGTTACAAATGCCTTTCTCTATTGCTATCAACATCACAACTACACAGTTAGTGAATTATGCATCAGATTTTTGCCAGCAAGAAGGTACCAGGAATGCTGCTTAAACCAAGCTATTGTTTAATGGCTTTTTCTTACCATTAGAATTAGGTAATTCCTTTTTCTTTGGAGATATCTTTATATAATCTCCTCCCATGTGTGCATGAGGATGAATGTGTTTCATGTGGTGCGAATCAAAAGCAAAAACCTTGAgagctgtaaaaagaaaaatactatgCAAATCACTTCCATTACAGTCTAACATAATTTACAGTTAGGTTAATAAATGTGACATCAGATTGCATAATTattgtgaattttaaaaatatatcattgtGCCAAATATTTCAAGGAGAAATGCTATTAATAGggtatatgtttgttttaaacctctagACTTTGTTATTCTAATGCATACATTTTTCTCTCATACCTTTTATTCTTTCCATGAAAAATATGGtcttttatttactttgcatTAAATTAGGCACTGGAAAGAATAATGTGGGTTACTTTAGGAAGAGCTATTGCtttattaaaaattcatttctgAAAAGGACCACAAATCACAATTATAAAAAGCAAAGGATAGAATCCTCCATTGAATAGAAACATTCGAAAAAGCCAAGTTTTGAAAAGTAAATATTTCACAGTGATCATTCCCTGGTACGAAATGCACATTGCACCATCATATAATGATGTGTGCTGTcaacaaataaaaccaaaccaaacaaacaatcatTGTCCCTCAGGACAAAAACTACATTAGAGGACACTGAGCTCTTTACTCAGTTCATTATAATGCAGTGTTTCAATCATCACAGTGGGGAAAAAGAAGTGAATCAGGCCTTAAAGAAAAATCTAAAACTTGACTGATGGGCTAGAATCACTAAACTAGACCATCTGCATTGCTTATAGTGCAGCACACAAAAACAATATGAGCTCTTCAATAGACCAGCTGTCAGAAAATGTTTGACAGGACGTAAGAAATAGTTCTCGCGGCTGAAGTTTTGGATAGCCTGTAGTTAACGAAGCTACACCATGAAATGCAATGAAGAATGAGACATTATTGTGGGCCTGGTCTCAAAAATAAGTGTGTGGGAAACACATAGGCATTGAGGGTAAGATATTCATAGTGCTGAGTAGTAATGGGAAAACTTCAAAAGGTTTAGAGCTTGGGTTCAGTTTGGATAAGCACCTGTAAATTCAGATTCTCAAACAAAACTTTGCCAGAAAatgactgaaattttcaaagctctCCATTAGGTCTCTGTATTAGCATCTGCTCCCTTTAGGGTGTGGCCTACTAAACTGCTCCCACAGTTTGCCATACAACTGGGTCCACCTATGCTACAAATTACAAATGCAACAGGCTCCCTGGAGCTTATGAGACAGTGGTTCATTCTATGTTCTCTCCCTCATTTCATCTGACAACAGCAAATCTCACTGAAGTGAAAGAAGGAAAAGGACCTGTTCTTCCTTAGAAACTGAGGCAAGTTTTTTCTCAGTATCGTGGTGCATTTTGGGGAGTGATCTGTAAATGGCAAGACTGACGTGACCAGGGGAGGGAATACTGGATTTTACTACACCAGATCTGGAAACTGGGTCAATCAGAGGATATATGAGTTACTCTAGAAGGAGGAAAGCAGAATGGCTGGTCACAACCAAAAGGGGAAACAACAGTGTAGTCATAGGATAGAGTCTAAAAAGGACGCAGCACGAGCCttactctgctcccactgaagcctatAGTAACACTGTTATCTTCACTGCAtgcctgacttcagtgagaggaGATAGGCCAAagctgagcacttttaaaaatgcaactCTTAGTGTCTTCCTAAGACCACAATACAGAAGACAAGCAACTTATACGTGGAAGGAGATAGTGAGAAGTCAAGTTGAGATCTTTCCCAATATCCTTATCTGAACTTTCTTGAAATTCAAAACACAGCTGTGCCATCACCAACACAGGGCTGGGACTTCAAGGCACAGACTAGTTCaaagtttatttacattgcttTACtgactcaaaaataaaacaaaacgtgGCTTGTACAGCTCTGCTAGCAACTCTAATGTTCATTCTGTTGGCATTTTTAATGCATCGGTTCAAGATGTACAATGATTTGCTAAATGCAGTGTGATGACTGCCACTTTGGTCATGAGTGAAGTTTGAACTGGAAAACATTCAGAGCGGAAAGCAGGACCCTCTACATCATCCTTCTAGGAACcaagctagatcctcagctggtcttaccttcattgaagtcaatatagtTAGCTGATTTACATCAGGAGAGTGTCTGGCCCAAAATCTGTAGGTGTTTTTTGGTTGCTCATTCAAACTTTTAAACCCCCAGATCTGTAGGTTTTACATAACACTACTTTAACCTCAACAATTTATACtgaaaaaacttcaaaatgtaaTTCACATCTAAAGTATCACttacattcattttcttttccttacccATTTCACTTGCATTAACATCTAGCTGTGTTGTCTTTTTGAAGTTCTGTGACATGAGCAGCGTTGCTTGTTCTGCAGCATGCATCAGCTTAGTGAGACTTGTTCTCCTGTTATCTGTAGGGAGTGCTTCCCAAACTGTAATTTTATCCTTTTGAACAAAATTGTTCACGGTGTTAACAACAACCTgtcagtataaaaatatttttaagcacAAAAGCCTTATgctatttataaaagaaaaaatatacaatAATAAGGCTCAAGCCACTTACACTAATAGTCACATTAGTAAGTGCTTCCTTGTCAGAAATTGTGTTATTCATGGTACTTAGTGATGGGTAAGATACAGATAATGCTTCCACATATGAAATCATATCTACAGGTGAAAGTTGTCCCACAGTGTTCCTATTGATTTCTTGTAGGAAAGCCAAGGGTTCTTTTATAGTCCTAAACTGAAAGAAACAGGAAATCAGTATACTTAGGACGTTCCACTGGCAATTCAACCAGCAAAGCAACCACTGATGACTTTTGGGGAATATAGAAGAGTTGCACAAATGATGGGGAAATAAATTAATGATTTCTGTGAATTTGTGAATAAGGACCGGTTTCTACACACAAACAGGGGCACAGCAGGTCAGCGGGTCTACTTATGGAGCTACTCCAATTGAGTAGGCAAGTCAGAATTTGACCAGGCAAACAGACATCATAAAAGTATAATACATATCCAGCATACCCTCTTAATTTATTTTGACCAGTAAAACTCAGTTTTATTTAGCATAATGCTCCATTATGTACTAGTAAATGTTTTGTtgcatattttgtaaaaataattaaatcctaGTAGTATGGCAACTTACCTACAGCCTCTTCTGTTAAATCTTTGCTGAGAGGTGGAAACAGatggccagttttttaaaaagcacacacaTTACCAATATTCTACTGCAATCTTAATCTTCACTGCTAAGGGCTGAAAACTATTAAATAACTTCCCTagtgaaaatattaatataaagtaATTAGATGGAAATGTTTGTAGAGAAATGTTTATAATAGTAATAGGCTGGGAAGATTGAGATCTGGATCTGTATTAGGGTCAGGCTAGGGTTCAGAATTCAGTGCCATGGCTGAGTTAGAGAAGGGTTTCAGATTTTCTGGCACTGAAATCCAAGGAGATTTCATCCCTAAATAGTCGACAAATAGTGAGATCATCCAATTTGGTGAGATTCCTGTGATCTCAAAGGTGAGTATCCCATGAGATAGTGCTCTCATGAGATCTGGACTTTATCTTTGGCTGCATTCCAATGGAACTGGAAAACAGGCCTCTTTCTGTTTTTGATCTAACTCAGAATCAAAACTACAGGGGTAGGTTCAGATCCACGGGCTCAATTTAAAGCCTTcgtttttcttcaaaatttagATTCAAGGTTTTGACCCAACCCTAGTTTAAATACAGGTTTATAAAACAGACAGTTATTTGGTTTTAAGTTCAGATGTTGTACTTATCCTGTCTTCTCTACTTAAATTTACAGTGAGCATGTTAATATAATGTACACCTTAACATTGAAGAAATCAAACCGCTTATGTTAAAAGACTGGGTCCTTTTAAATCTGATCATTGAGGCAAACTCCTTGAGATAAAAAGCAAACATGCACAGTGGTGATTCACTTAGTCAAATCAGAAACAGACAGTCTTGTGGACTCACCAGTTTATTTAATTTGCTGTTTGAAATTTATGCTTCTAGGGAAAAATCTGGCTCCCCAATTCTTTCACATGCAACTTAACATATGatgttttgaaagagaaaaatattggTACCCAAGTGTATTATTGCTCGATTTTATATTTTGTAACTTGCCTTCACTGCCTCTATAAATTATCTTTCTAGGTTTCATTCAGAACAAACAAATAGCTGCGCATAATTAAATGTAGAAAGGTGTAATTTCAAGAACTTGCCATTCAGAAACTGTTGAGTGATTACCACACTTCTGAATTCTATGCACAACATGATTTAGTTCACTGGagatacaaacaaaacaaagcttgCAGGCAAATTAACACTGTGATTCAAATACATAACCATTTCAAATAAGCTGGAGGTATTAAAAAGACTTCTATATATATGCTTGCATTCATCTATATCTTCAGCCATTTGTTAAAAGTGCCTCAATGGATATAATTGaaataacagttttaaaagagaattaatcAAAGAATTTGCAAATTAATCTATAAACCATTACTACTTACTTCAGCTAAGGTTTGAGTAATATTTTCAGTTATACAGTCATTATGTAACTTGCAATTTGCCTTTGGATTTTCTGTAGAAATTAAAAAGAAGACTAATCAATTACAGTAACAGTTCTTGTATAAGAAAACCCAAATCTCTACAGTATTGCACACACATGTGGATCATTCACAAGCATAAACTATTAGAACCTGACCTCACTTACTgggtttacactggtataaaggcACCAAGCCACATTTTCTGCTGGTTTAAATGGGAACagcttcatttacttcagtggagttttggtaatttacaccagcagagaatttgacccactgactcactgtttacactggtatGAGTGAGAGAAGAAATCGAGCTTATGCAGCTTAGAATACACGTCAGCACAATGTCAGATTGGATCTTCAGATTTCATCATATTGTTCAGTACAAATACATTTCTAAGAGCACATCTCAATGATATTCTTAGAAAATATAGGTGTGAGTGCCTTGCCTCTTTTTCATGTCTGGCTGATTAATCTAACTGAAGATAAAGAGACACGGGTGGGTTTCTCAGAAGATGTAGTTCTATAATAACACATAAACCTTTATAATATCATTTACCTTGGCAGGAAGTGCCATCATTTGGCTTAAACTGTAATTTTCCTGTGGATGGTTGATAACCTTCCTTACAGGAGCAGTTATATCCTCCATCCACATTTTCACATTTTGCATGATCTCCACAGGCAACGGTTACTGCTTCACTGCACTCATCTATATCTGCAAATATCGTGAGAAATTGAATTTTTTATTAAGTATTTAAAGACTAACACCTTGCTGCCTTGTTGATAAGTTATGCAGACAGCAATTTCACATCAACATTTCACAAAATGCTATTAAAGACAAAAATAGCAAAAAGCTAAAAAAGCCAAATTTAATGGCAAACACATCTGCTAATTATATCTCTTAGGGTTTGGAACAATAAAGCACAATTAAGcatctttttaatattaaaaatattcttcaatgagagactgctgattTTTTGCACAGCTATAACAATTCTTATGTTCACTGAAATAACCTTCTATTTGTACATATAGTATATTTTTCATGTTTCAAATGTGAGTTTAAAAGTTAATTCAATATCAAAATACTAGACTATGTATGATGAAAATCATCTGAAACCTCATTTTTCTACATATTATACTAAAATAGATTGTACTACCTTATTATTCAGttagaaaagagagaggaaactgGTATACACAGccttttgatttaaaatcaatgcTTTATTATTTTAGTATTTAAAGGATCAATTTGCCTGTCTGGTTAATCTAATATTTAAGTCAAATACTCTTCAAAGTGCTTGACTTGTCTATCTTATACACATTTAAACTTAATTTCCCTAAAATTGATGATGCCTTCCTAATTAATTTGGGTAGGTAAGTTCAGTAATTCAATTGACTGAGTGAGAGTGGGTCTGAGAATTAAATGGATGAATTGTGGGAAGGAAATCTGTGAATTGATGGATTTGGAAAGGCAGGGCAGAAATTGATTTGATGGATGGGAAAGAGGGTCTTGCATTATATCGACTGACTGGGGATAGCGACCAAATAATTCAATTGATACACTGAGTCTTGGAACTATACTGAGTAATTGTGAGCAGTGGGGTAGATGTCTGAGAAATTATgtactggggaggagggaagaactgAACAGTCTGGAAAGAGGAAGGACCGAAGAAAGAATTGATTAATTTGTAGAGAGAAGCCAATACATGTATAGATTTAGAAGAGGAGGGGCTGAGAATTGAATTGAATGATTGTGGAGGTGGAAAACAGAACTGATGATCTGGGAAAGGGGGCAAAATTAAATTGGTGAATTGGGGATAACTGAATACATTGGGTAAGGGttggggggaaaaacaactggTGATCCGCTTGTGGGATGGTGCAAACACTTATGAATCGATGGAGGGGCTCATG
This sequence is a window from Chelonoidis abingdonii isolate Lonesome George chromosome 7, CheloAbing_2.0, whole genome shotgun sequence. Protein-coding genes within it:
- the ADGRL4 gene encoding adhesion G protein-coupled receptor L4 isoform X1, which codes for MLIHSEAGQVLLLHGLNTKHCIAAPPMKLLPLLVFVSSLLDYGYTSPNCNMTCHKDAECEVKGGVQGCYCIPGFTGNGILSCHDDNECENATQPCGENANCTNTVGSYYCMCATGFRSSSGQEKFVTNDGTFCVDIDECSEAVTVACGDHAKCENVDGGYNCSCKEGYQPSTGKLQFKPNDGTSCQENPKANCKLHNDCITENITQTLAEFRTIKEPLAFLQEINRNTVGQLSPVDMISYVEALSVSYPSLSTMNNTISDKEALTNVTISVVVNTVNNFVQKDKITVWEALPTDNRRTSLTKLMHAAEQATLLMSQNFKKTTQLDVNASEMALKVFAFDSHHMKHIHPHAHMGGDYIKISPKKKELPNSNGTVAVVFLRYSNIGSLLSSSKNSSSKDSSEQRETVSSSVIAVAINSNPPTLYELEKITFTLKYIKTADKDIKCAFWNYSADTMNGTWSTEGCELTHSNTTHTSCKCNHLTHFAVLMSSGGSVGVTNYNILTRITQLGIIISLICLSMCIFTFWFFSEIQSTRTTIHKNLCCSLFLAELIFLVGINMNNNKLFCSITAGLLHYFLLAAFAWMCIEGIHLYLIVVGVIYNKGFLHKNFYIFGYVSPAVVVGISAALGYKYYGTTEVCWLSTKNNFIWSFIGPACLIILVNLLAFGVIIYKVFRHTAMLKPEVSCYENIRSCARGALALLFLLGATWIFGVLHVVQGSVATAYLFTIFNAFQGMFIFIFLCVLSRKIQEEYYRLFKNVPCCFSCLREK
- the ADGRL4 gene encoding adhesion G protein-coupled receptor L4 isoform X2; the protein is MLIHSEAGQVLLLHGLNTKHCIAAPPMKLLPLLVFVSSLLDYGYTSPNCNMTCHKDAECEVKGGVQGCYCIPGFTGNGILSCHDDNECENATQPCGENANCTNTVGSYYCMCATGFRSSSGQEKFVTNDGTFCVDIDECSEAVTVACGDHAKCENVDGGYNCSCKEGYQPSTGKLQFKPNDGTSCQENPKANCKLHNDCITENITQTLAEFRTIKEPLAFLQEINRNTVGQLSPVDMISYVEALSVSYPSLSTMNNTISDKEALTNVTISVVVNTVNNFVQKDKITVWEALPTDNRRTSLTKLMHAAEQATLLMSQNFKKTTQLDVNASEMALKVFAFDSHHMKHIHPHAHMGGDYIKISPKKKELPNSNGTVAVVFLRYSNIGSLLSSSKNSSSKDSSEQRETVSSSVIAVAINSNPPTLYELEKITFTLKYIKTADKDIKCAFWNYSADTMNGTWSTEGCELTHSNTTHTSCKCNHLTHFAVLMSSGGSVGVTNYNILTRITQLGIIISLICLSMCIFTFWFFSEIQSTRTTIHKNLCCSLFLAELIFLVGINMNNNKLFCSITAGLLHYFLLAAFAWMCIEGIHLYLIVVGVIYNKGFLHKNFYIFGYVSPAVVVGISAALGYKYYGTTEVCWLSTKNNFIWSFIGPACLIILVNLLAFGVIIYKVFRHTAMLKPEVSCYENIRSCARGALALLFLLGATWIFGVLHVVQGSVATAYLFTIFNAFQGMFIFIFLCVLSRKIQEEYYRLFKNVPCCFSCLR